The region GTTGTCCCCGGGGGAGCGTACCCGCGCTTCGCTGGCCCTCCTGCAGGCCCGGGGCGTGAACCTGCTGGTCCTGGATGAGCCCACCAACCACTTGGACCTGCCCGCCATCGAACAGCTCGAAGAGGCGCTGGAAAGCTATGAGGGGGCTTTGTTGCTGGTGTCCCACGACAGGCGGCTCTTGGAGAACGTCCGGCTCGACACGCGCTGGGAAGTCGCGGACGGGAAAGTCAGCGCAGCCTAGCCCCGGCTGGCCGCCGGGCACCCGGCGGATCCGGCGCCGGCCTCCGATCCGGCGGCACGGTGCCGGATGTGATACAAAGTATGCTGTGACGCATCCTTGGGAGGTGTGGAACGTAGGTCTCGGGCGATTTCACGGAAGAAGTGTCCTCATGGCTCCAAGGATGGAATACCGCAGTGCTGCCTCAGCGGCCTGCGGGAGCAACGGCATTACGGTTCAGTACAGGTGCGCAGGGATTCCGCGCACTCCATTGGCGCGCCTCGGAAGCGCCCTGTGAAGGCGTTAAGGTCGGCGGAGGTGCCCGTCCTGATCCTTGTCTGGATGTTGTGCGTCGGCACCGATTGGTCAACGGGCACAAAAATCGCCCTCAACGTCGCAGCAGTGGCTGCACTTTGCCTTCGGGAAGCCATTCTGCACCGCCGCCTGGGGGCGAGGCCCGCCCATGGACGGCGCAGCGCCGGTTCACAGCGGCAGCTCGCCACCGCAGCCTAGGCACCGGGACGGCCGGGCCCGGGGATGTTGGGCGGGGATGTTGGGCCGGGACGGCCGGCAACGGGTCGTGATCTGGTGGCCCAATCGACGCACGCCTATCGTAGGTAGTCGCAGGTCAGCGGTTCCCCCGGCTGAAAAGAGTCGATTGTGGCTATTGACGTTGCTTCACTGGTGGTTGAAACCGGCAGCGGGCTGGTACAGGGCATAGTCGACGACGGCGTGCGCACCTGGCGCGGCATCCCCTACGCGGCACCACCCGTGGGCGGCTTCCGGCTCAGGGCGCCGCAGCCGCCGCAGAGCTGGAGCGGTATCCGCTTCGCCGGCAGCTTTGGGCCTGTTCCTCCCCAGTCCAAAGCCCCCAGCCTCACCGGAACCCGGCGCCGGGTGGCCATGGACGAGGACTGCCTCTCCCTGAATGTCTCTGCACCGCTGGAACCCGCGGCCGGGCTGCTGCCGGTCCTGGTCTACCTGTACGGCGGTGCCTTCAGCTCCGGGTCCTCGGCGGAGCCGACGTACCGGGGCACAAGGCTGGTCCGGGACGGCGGCGTTGTCTACGTGTCGCTCAACTACCGCATCGGTGCGCTGGGCTTCATGGACTTCCGCGCGTACTCGACGCCGGACCGGCAGTTCGATGCCAACTTGGGCCTGCGGGACCAGGTCGCCGCTTTGGAATGGGTGCAGCAGAACATCGAAGCATTCGGCGGTGACCCCCGCAACGTCACCCTCTTCGGGGAATCCGCCGGCGGCCTCGCCGTCACCTCCCTGATGTGCGTTCCCAGTGCCCGGTCCCTGTTCCACCAGGCCTATGCGCAAAGTCCGGCACCATCGGCGGCCTATTCTCCGGAGATGCACGCCGCGTGGGCAGCTGATCTGCTGGAAATCCTCGGCGTACCGCCCTCTGGCGCCGCCGAAGCGCTGACCGGGCTGCCCGCGGCGAAACTGGTCAACGCCACCCGGAAACTGACCACTAAGATCGGTCCGGTCAAGCAGCCCGGGTCGCTGAGTGTGTCACCGGTGATAGACGGCGACTTCCTGCCCAGGCACCCCGTTGACATGTTCCTTGCCGGAGATTCGAATCCGGTTCCCCTGGTGCTGGGCACCATGGCCCGGGAGGGTGCGCTGTTCGCGAAGGTTTCCAACATCCTGCCGTCCACGCCCCAACGGATCGAGAAGATGTTTGCAGGCACCGATCCGCTGGCGCGGGACCGGGTGGTGGCTGCGTATCCCGGCTACCCGTCCCGGCAGCGTTCGGTGGATATCAGCGGCGACCTGGTGTTCTGGTATCCCAGCCAGATGGTTGCCGAGGGCCACTCGCGTGTTGCTCCCACCTGGGCATACCGCTATGACTATGCAACACCGGCAATGAACCTGCTGGGGTTCGGCGCCACCCATTCCTTCGATGTGCCGGTGATGTTCGGGGATATCGGAATCGGAACCGCCAAGGCCCTGACCCTGCTGGGCGGAGCAGGAGAGCTGAGGGCCCTGTCCAAACGGTTCCAGGGTTCGTTGCTGAGC is a window of Arthrobacter sp. zg-Y1171 DNA encoding:
- a CDS encoding carboxylesterase/lipase family protein, which gives rise to MAIDVASLVVETGSGLVQGIVDDGVRTWRGIPYAAPPVGGFRLRAPQPPQSWSGIRFAGSFGPVPPQSKAPSLTGTRRRVAMDEDCLSLNVSAPLEPAAGLLPVLVYLYGGAFSSGSSAEPTYRGTRLVRDGGVVYVSLNYRIGALGFMDFRAYSTPDRQFDANLGLRDQVAALEWVQQNIEAFGGDPRNVTLFGESAGGLAVTSLMCVPSARSLFHQAYAQSPAPSAAYSPEMHAAWAADLLEILGVPPSGAAEALTGLPAAKLVNATRKLTTKIGPVKQPGSLSVSPVIDGDFLPRHPVDMFLAGDSNPVPLVLGTMAREGALFAKVSNILPSTPQRIEKMFAGTDPLARDRVVAAYPGYPSRQRSVDISGDLVFWYPSQMVAEGHSRVAPTWAYRYDYATPAMNLLGFGATHSFDVPVMFGDIGIGTAKALTLLGGAGELRALSKRFQGSLLSLARHSHPGSDWPAYDEVRRQTRVFDKLDRIESDPFPERRRAWSGYRGYI